The following coding sequences are from one Brienomyrus brachyistius isolate T26 chromosome 15, BBRACH_0.4, whole genome shotgun sequence window:
- the tm2d1 gene encoding LOW QUALITY PROTEIN: TM2 domain-containing protein 1 (The sequence of the model RefSeq protein was modified relative to this genomic sequence to represent the inferred CDS: deleted 1 base in 1 codon) translates to MAAYWRMSLCLYPQLQLFLFCLIYCNLNCMLATEVEDCTNLRLGQYRCKDPKIDDATQEPENCKNSLAWVECLPAPNVTCRLPNRTHFKFNGEEVGFNKSIPCRNVNGYSYKVAVALSLFLGWLGADRFYLGYPALGLLKFCTVGFCGIGSLVDFMLISMQIVGPSDGSNYIVDYYGARLTRLSINNETYRRTQLSP, encoded by the exons ATGGCGGCTTACTGGAGGATGTCGCTTTGTTTATATCCCCAACTCCAGCTCTTTTTGTTCTGTTTAATTTATTGTAATTTAAATTGTATGTTAGCGACCGAAGTGGAAGACTGCACAAACCTACGCCTGGGACAATA CCGGTGTAAAGACCCTAAAATAGATGATGCCACCCAAGAACCTGAAAATTGCAAGAACTCTTTGGCCTGGG TGGAATGCCTGCCAGCCCCCAATGTCACCTGCCGCCTTCCCAACAGgacacattttaaattcaatggGGAGGAAGTTGGATTCAACAAAAGTATCCCTTGTCGAAATGT GAATGGCTATTCGTACAAAGTGGCagtggctctctctctcttcctgggCTGGCTGGGGGCCGATCGTTTCTACCTGGGATACCCTGCTTTAG GTTTGCTGAAGTTCTGCACTGTG GGCTTCTGTGGCATCGGCAGCCTGGTGGACTTCATGCTGATCTCTATGCAG ATTGTGGGTCCTTCGGATGGCTCCAACTACATAGTGGACTATTATGGTGCCCGCCTGACCCGGCTGTCCATCAACAACGAGACGTACAGGAGGACGCAGCTGTCGCCCTGA